A portion of the Chryseobacterium tructae genome contains these proteins:
- a CDS encoding DUF3667 domain-containing protein, with amino-acid sequence MNEDHSSEPQKEIKRIDAHYISHEIQHLLHFDKGFPFTFKEVLIRPGKAVREYLRENREKYVKPIVFLVFAAVLYTFIIHLLHIDVLIFNIKGFEETKQWENNINTEAINSWIDSHLAYSALIIGFFMALWTKLFFYKKGYNLFEIFVLLSYIFGVFFISLLFFLLLTKLTGLLMITQIGVFLLQIYFVCAIGQFFGEKVFLNYVKSLICLFLGVVTYKYTLILLAYLIHLFK; translated from the coding sequence ATGAACGAAGACCATTCTTCTGAACCCCAAAAAGAAATCAAAAGAATAGATGCCCATTACATCTCCCACGAGATACAACACCTTTTACATTTTGATAAAGGCTTTCCTTTTACTTTTAAAGAAGTTTTGATACGCCCGGGAAAAGCCGTAAGAGAATATCTTAGAGAAAACCGTGAAAAATATGTGAAACCAATCGTGTTTTTAGTTTTCGCAGCAGTTCTTTATACTTTCATTATTCATTTATTGCATATTGACGTTCTTATATTTAATATAAAAGGATTTGAGGAAACGAAACAATGGGAAAATAATATAAATACCGAAGCGATCAATAGCTGGATAGATTCTCATCTTGCATATTCTGCTTTGATCATTGGATTTTTTATGGCTTTATGGACGAAATTATTCTTTTACAAAAAGGGATATAACTTATTTGAGATCTTCGTATTACTGTCCTATATTTTTGGCGTGTTTTTTATTTCACTTCTATTCTTTCTATTGCTCACAAAGCTTACTGGCCTGTTGATGATCACCCAAATTGGGGTGTTTTTGCTTCAGATTTACTTTGTATGTGCAATAGGGCAGTTTTTTGGAGAAAAGGTCTTTTTAAATTACGTTAAAAGTTTAATTTGTTTATTTTTAGGAGTTGTTACCTACAAATACACTTTGATTCTATTGGCTTACCTGATCCATCTTTTTAAGTGA
- a CDS encoding GyrI-like domain-containing protein produces the protein MNNVKVEPFKVIGIAVRTTNESEQAAKDIPVLWEKFIKENILDNIPNKIDNTVYSIYTDYEKDHTKPYTTLLGCKVENLDHIPDGMIGKSFNGGDYVKFTTKGNLAEGLVINEWFKIWNMDLGRTFTADFEMYGEKAQNPSDAEVDILIAVK, from the coding sequence ATGAACAACGTAAAAGTGGAACCTTTTAAGGTAATCGGTATTGCAGTAAGAACAACCAATGAGAGTGAACAGGCAGCCAAAGATATTCCGGTATTATGGGAGAAGTTTATAAAAGAAAATATACTGGATAACATCCCCAACAAAATAGATAATACGGTTTATTCCATCTATACAGATTATGAAAAGGATCATACAAAGCCCTATACTACATTATTAGGCTGTAAGGTAGAAAACCTTGATCATATTCCGGATGGAATGATCGGAAAGTCTTTTAATGGAGGAGATTATGTGAAATTTACCACAAAAGGGAATCTTGCAGAAGGCCTGGTAATCAATGAATGGTTTAAAATCTGGAATATGGATCTGGGCAGAACCTTTACAGCTGATTTTGAAATGTATGGTGAAAAAGCACAAAATCCTTCCGATGCAGAAGTTGATATTTTAATTGCAGTGAAATAA
- a CDS encoding diacylglycerol kinase has product MRKPPLHKSFLNAFRGVFVMIKTERNFQIELLAFFVNLFLIFYLKLTFTDAALILLASVAVLSAEIFNTAIERYATSFNLILIKESALLRTLQPVPLYLLPLPLQLLEFLCIGSIFFNHPVKSLIWQSSRGGEYYVFNSKGCQDRRLCFLNFISLQLKYQLLHRKDFVLFHHTFQNQL; this is encoded by the coding sequence ATGCGAAAACCTCCCCTTCATAAAAGTTTTCTGAATGCTTTCCGGGGTGTTTTTGTCATGATAAAAACGGAAAGAAATTTTCAGATTGAACTTCTTGCTTTTTTTGTTAACCTTTTTCTTATTTTTTATCTAAAGCTTACTTTTACTGATGCGGCACTTATTCTTCTGGCTTCTGTAGCTGTTTTAAGTGCTGAAATTTTCAACACAGCCATCGAAAGATATGCGACATCATTCAACCTGATTTTGATAAAAGAATCGGCTTTATTAAGGACATTGCAGCCGGTGCCGTTGTACTTATTGCCATTACCTCTGCAGCTATTGGAGTTCTTGTGTATTGGAAGTATATTTTTTAACCACCCCGTCAAATCTTTGATTTGGCAATCCTCCAGAGGAGGGGAATATTACGTCTTCAATTCAAAAGGTTGTCAAGATAGGAGACTTTGTTTTTTGAATTTTATTTCACTGCAATTAAAATATCAACTTCTGCATCGGAAGGATTTTGTGCTTTTTCACCATACATTTCAAAATCAGCTGTAA
- a CDS encoding SGNH/GDSL hydrolase family protein, whose product MKKIIYGLFFGDSITYGEYDGVFGGWVDILKRYALQQFHEGNGDELILFNLGIGGETTEGLLKRMPVELEARNSADGNLVFISYGANDLAIKEGIQVVNPEKFKNNIITAVHHAKKFSNDIFLVSILPVSKNIDRVVVSSGKLRSNQEVIVYNQILKDIAADYSLGYIDFYNAVLDDKEVLLSADGVHPNEKGYGIMAEIAIPIIEKYL is encoded by the coding sequence ATGAAGAAAATTATATATGGACTGTTCTTTGGAGACAGTATAACGTATGGTGAGTATGATGGCGTTTTTGGAGGCTGGGTAGATATTTTAAAGAGGTATGCACTACAGCAGTTCCATGAAGGAAATGGTGATGAACTGATTCTATTCAATTTAGGAATCGGTGGCGAAACAACAGAAGGTTTGTTGAAACGAATGCCTGTAGAATTAGAGGCAAGAAATTCTGCCGATGGAAACTTAGTTTTCATAAGCTATGGAGCGAATGACCTTGCTATAAAAGAAGGAATACAGGTTGTGAATCCTGAAAAATTTAAAAATAACATCATCACGGCTGTTCACCATGCGAAAAAGTTTTCCAATGATATTTTCCTGGTAAGTATTCTCCCTGTTTCTAAAAATATAGATCGAGTAGTAGTGAGCTCAGGAAAGCTAAGATCCAATCAGGAAGTGATTGTTTACAATCAGATTCTCAAAGACATTGCAGCAGACTATTCTTTAGGATATATTGATTTTTATAACGCAGTATTGGATGATAAAGAAGTTTTGCTGTCCGCAGACGGAGTTCATCCCAACGAAAAAGGCTATGGAATAATGGCCGAAATTGCCATTCCAATCATTGAAAAATATTTATAA
- a CDS encoding gamma-glutamylcyclotransferase family protein: MPYLFSYGTLQKEQVQIETFGRILQGEKDTLSQYRLGVLEITDPEVLRKSGQKYHPVLEFSENNDDEVEGVLFEVTEAEILQADEYEVDDYKRIETVFKSGKKGFIYVAASSRK, translated from the coding sequence ATGCCCTATTTATTTTCTTACGGAACCTTACAGAAAGAACAGGTTCAAATCGAAACATTCGGACGGATTTTGCAGGGTGAAAAAGACACTTTATCCCAATATAGACTAGGTGTGCTTGAAATTACAGACCCTGAAGTATTACGAAAAAGCGGCCAGAAATACCATCCTGTCCTTGAATTTTCTGAAAACAATGATGATGAAGTGGAAGGAGTGCTTTTTGAAGTGACTGAAGCAGAAATCCTTCAGGCAGATGAATATGAAGTAGACGACTACAAGAGAATTGAAACCGTATTTAAATCTGGAAAAAAAGGATTTATCTACGTGGCTGCCTCCTCCAGAAAATAG
- a CDS encoding ribonuclease inhibitor: MKLNTSNNNTGKMIVIHGDLFSSLEGFYEEVSKVLMKDTDWKVGTLDGFDDILYGGFGVFENKEEIEIIWKDSQRSKEDLGLKATQKFYENKIRQGKPFNIELIQQKLDDLNEGKGQILFEILIEIIESHPNITLTLD; this comes from the coding sequence ATGAAATTGAATACCTCAAATAACAATACAGGAAAAATGATCGTCATCCATGGTGATCTTTTTTCATCTTTAGAAGGTTTTTACGAAGAAGTTTCCAAGGTATTAATGAAAGACACAGATTGGAAAGTCGGAACCTTAGACGGCTTTGATGATATTCTTTACGGAGGTTTTGGAGTCTTTGAAAATAAAGAAGAAATTGAAATCATTTGGAAAGATTCACAAAGATCAAAGGAAGATTTAGGCTTAAAAGCTACTCAGAAATTTTACGAAAACAAAATCAGGCAGGGAAAACCATTTAACATAGAACTTATTCAGCAAAAACTGGATGATTTGAATGAAGGAAAAGGACAAATATTGTTTGAAATCCTTATAGAAATTATTGAATCCCATCCAAATATTACTCTGACGCTGGATTGA